A stretch of Acidobacteriota bacterium DNA encodes these proteins:
- a CDS encoding MoxR family ATPase: MTTTTGAAEAREAAARFRTVYADIKRRVNQMMVGQDEIVDGVMTALLAGGHVLLEGVPGLGKTMLVRCLSSAIETKFSRIQFTPDMMPADIQGTWVLMENDQGRHDLRFQEGPLIANLVLADEINRATPKTQSALLEAMQERQVTVGKRTIKLDEPFCVLATQNPVEQEGTYPLPEAQLDRFLLKLVVGYPKEEDYSAILDRTIGDHEVTIEPVTNAAEIVRLRHIVRAVPVPAHAQQYAIQVVMGTQPGSPYAPKKVNEYVALGSSPRGAQSLLLAAKVRALVNGRFAVSIDDIKHLALPVLRHRLLINFHGQSDRVTDADIVAAVLAAVREPLEVAS; encoded by the coding sequence ATGACAACCACAACAGGCGCGGCCGAGGCGCGTGAAGCGGCGGCGCGGTTCCGCACGGTGTATGCGGATATCAAGCGGCGCGTGAACCAGATGATGGTGGGCCAGGACGAGATCGTGGACGGCGTCATGACCGCGCTCCTCGCCGGCGGCCACGTGCTGCTCGAGGGCGTCCCCGGGCTGGGTAAGACGATGCTCGTGCGGTGCCTGAGTTCGGCAATTGAAACCAAGTTTTCGCGCATCCAGTTCACGCCCGACATGATGCCCGCCGACATTCAGGGCACCTGGGTGCTGATGGAGAACGATCAGGGACGCCACGACCTGCGATTCCAGGAAGGTCCGCTCATCGCGAACCTGGTGCTGGCCGACGAAATCAACCGCGCCACGCCCAAGACGCAGTCGGCGTTGCTCGAAGCGATGCAAGAGCGTCAGGTCACCGTGGGCAAGCGCACGATCAAGCTGGACGAGCCTTTTTGCGTGCTCGCGACCCAGAACCCGGTGGAGCAGGAAGGCACGTATCCGCTCCCGGAAGCGCAGCTCGACCGTTTCCTGCTGAAGCTTGTCGTCGGTTACCCGAAGGAAGAGGACTACAGCGCCATCCTTGACCGTACGATCGGCGACCACGAAGTGACGATTGAGCCGGTGACCAATGCCGCGGAAATCGTGCGGCTGCGGCATATCGTCCGCGCGGTGCCGGTGCCGGCGCATGCGCAGCAATACGCCATTCAGGTGGTGATGGGCACGCAGCCTGGCAGCCCGTATGCGCCCAAGAAGGTCAACGAGTATGTCGCGCTCGGCTCCAGCCCGCGTGGCGCGCAGTCGCTGTTGCTGGCCGCCAAGGTGCGGGCGCTGGTCAACGGCCGATTTGCCGTGAGCATCGACGACATCAAGCACCTTGCGCTGCCGGTGCTGCGTCACCGGTTGCTCATCAATTTCCATGGGCAGTCCGATCGCGTGACCGATGCAGATATTGTGGCGGCGGTGCTGGCGGCTGTCAGAGAGCCGCTCGAAGTTGCTTCATGA
- a CDS encoding DUF58 domain-containing protein — MSAAPIPFDKLFDPGFLASLSHLSITVQRVAAGGRFGDRLSKDLGAGIEFRDYRGYSPGDDPRAIDWNIYRRLGKVFLRLYEEQQDLPLYLMPDVSTSMFHEPEPRALTALRTALALATISLSHHDSTALFPFAEKMEMRVKSMSGKASTMAFAEHLARLSPPAEAGTNLSAALRRLADMNLRRGLLVVISDFFDPAGLDAIRDALRSIRHRMLFVQLVRPSDEQPNLDGDLRLVDCETGEAAEITITPHVLERYRDAYAQFNRDLAALVKYHHGGLLRLDVEEDLVTQLNTLFAAGSLVV; from the coding sequence ATGAGCGCGGCCCCCATTCCGTTCGACAAACTCTTTGACCCGGGTTTCCTCGCCTCGCTCTCGCACCTGAGCATCACCGTGCAGCGCGTGGCGGCGGGGGGCCGGTTTGGAGATCGCCTGTCGAAGGACCTGGGAGCCGGCATCGAATTCCGTGACTATCGCGGCTATTCCCCCGGTGACGACCCGCGCGCGATCGACTGGAACATCTACCGGCGGCTCGGCAAGGTGTTCCTGCGGCTGTATGAAGAGCAGCAGGACCTGCCGCTGTATCTCATGCCCGACGTCTCCACGAGCATGTTTCACGAGCCGGAGCCGCGCGCACTGACGGCGCTGCGCACGGCACTCGCGCTGGCGACCATCAGCCTGTCGCATCACGACTCGACGGCGCTTTTTCCGTTCGCGGAAAAAATGGAGATGCGCGTGAAGTCCATGTCCGGCAAGGCCAGCACCATGGCATTTGCCGAGCATCTGGCCCGGTTGTCGCCCCCGGCTGAGGCAGGCACGAATCTGTCGGCCGCACTTCGAAGGCTGGCCGATATGAACCTGCGCCGCGGCCTGCTGGTAGTGATCAGTGACTTCTTCGATCCGGCCGGCCTCGATGCCATCCGTGATGCGCTCAGGAGCATCCGGCACCGGATGTTGTTCGTGCAGCTCGTCCGCCCCTCCGATGAACAGCCCAACCTGGACGGCGATCTCAGGCTCGTGGACTGTGAGACGGGCGAGGCGGCCGAGATCACCATCACGCCTCATGTGCTGGAGCGGTATCGCGACGCGTACGCGCAGTTCAATCGCGACCTCGCGGCGCTTGTGAAGTACCACCACGGTGGGTTGCTGCGTCTTGATGTGGAAGAGGACCTGGTCACGCAGCTCAACACGCTGTTTGCCGCCGGAAGCCTCGTGGTATGA
- a CDS encoding VWA domain-containing protein: MTVSFLYPWFLLLAPAIALLWFLPRRSRGRDRTQRILRTGVFLLVVLALARPVLLTSDSETYQVFVVDESGSVSPARRVRQREAVAQLRGEFPASTSSLVVVGAGFEDRTGFGAVTEIRDSHSGSPLGAAIGAAARQVPEGARGVIHLFTDGLATDRRWAPEVQQVIDRGITLHTYDLGYDPADVYPAGLTARGLLRVGQTAHVEVSVAGTGTGLRVRLVGAGGEEIAVSAPFDSDEHATVPLTFEPKSAGFLSVAAQVVDAEKDSNSSNNEFRGTLAVQDPLRVFYLGDRVRGAASRMGGLLGRGFDVADGSTQALSPNINLSSYDMVLLDDRPASLVPESFQQHLADAVAHQGLGLVFSGGKSAFGTGGYDGTPVATISPVEFVQRTEKRDPSTALAIIIDTSGSMTGTRLELAKQVARLAVRRLKAHDRIGIVEFYGNKHWAVPLQSAANKITIDRAIGRMQAIGGTVLRPGLEEAYYGLKNVDTRYKHILVITDAGVETSDYETIIRQLTKDGINLSTVLVGAQAHNQLLIDLASWGKGRFYSAIDRYSLPEVILKQPSTMKLPAYKTGAFGVQSRGGEGWWSDIDRRAMPALNGYVETTMRDGADALMEVAGSGDPLLATWRYGLGRVTAMMTEPVGEGTTGWARWRDYGRMMARIVSRTADDSRLFDYQVQRIDHEVEVTARRTSRDSTLYPEAAVLDTEGRQTGVVTLRELAPGHFSGRVAVDPAEAVRVLASAHHVSGAQAGQQPTHLISPALDDVAGEQQVDPVKGLDLEALAAATGGAYTDPELLTAGTFTSTTALGPTQDAGASLSAVRLWPVLLLLGLLLYLAEITYRRWPSASTEGN; the protein is encoded by the coding sequence ATGACGGTCAGCTTCCTGTATCCGTGGTTTCTCCTGCTGGCGCCCGCCATCGCGCTGCTGTGGTTCCTGCCGCGCCGCAGTAGGGGCCGCGATCGTACTCAGCGAATCTTGCGCACCGGCGTGTTCCTTCTTGTCGTGCTGGCCCTGGCTCGTCCGGTGTTGCTCACATCCGACAGCGAGACCTACCAGGTGTTTGTGGTGGATGAGTCCGGGAGCGTCAGCCCTGCACGGAGAGTCCGGCAGCGCGAGGCTGTGGCACAACTTCGCGGTGAATTCCCCGCCTCGACCTCGTCGCTTGTCGTCGTAGGAGCCGGCTTCGAGGATCGCACCGGGTTTGGTGCGGTCACTGAGATTCGCGACAGTCACAGCGGGTCGCCACTGGGTGCGGCTATCGGTGCCGCGGCACGACAGGTGCCCGAAGGCGCCCGCGGCGTCATTCATCTGTTCACAGATGGCCTGGCCACCGACCGGCGTTGGGCCCCCGAGGTGCAGCAGGTCATCGATCGCGGCATCACGCTGCACACCTACGATCTCGGATACGACCCCGCCGACGTGTACCCCGCCGGACTGACGGCCAGGGGTCTGTTGCGAGTGGGCCAGACAGCGCATGTCGAAGTGAGCGTGGCAGGCACCGGCACCGGGCTGCGTGTGCGTCTTGTGGGCGCCGGCGGTGAAGAGATCGCGGTCTCGGCCCCGTTTGACAGCGACGAACACGCAACAGTGCCGCTGACGTTCGAACCGAAGTCGGCCGGGTTCCTCAGTGTGGCAGCGCAGGTGGTTGACGCGGAGAAGGACTCGAATTCCAGCAACAACGAGTTCCGTGGAACTCTGGCCGTCCAGGATCCGCTTCGCGTGTTTTACCTCGGCGATCGGGTCCGGGGCGCAGCCTCCAGAATGGGCGGCCTGCTCGGTCGCGGATTTGATGTGGCCGATGGAAGCACACAGGCCCTGTCGCCAAACATCAATTTGTCGTCGTACGACATGGTGCTGCTCGACGACCGGCCGGCCAGCCTGGTGCCGGAGTCGTTTCAGCAGCACCTGGCGGATGCAGTGGCGCACCAGGGTCTTGGCCTGGTGTTCTCAGGCGGCAAATCCGCATTTGGCACGGGTGGCTACGACGGCACTCCCGTCGCGACCATCTCGCCTGTGGAGTTTGTGCAGCGGACAGAGAAGCGCGACCCCAGCACCGCGTTGGCGATCATCATCGATACGTCGGGGTCGATGACCGGCACGCGCCTCGAGTTGGCGAAGCAGGTGGCCCGCCTGGCCGTCAGACGCCTCAAGGCCCACGACCGCATCGGCATCGTCGAGTTCTACGGCAACAAACATTGGGCGGTGCCGCTGCAGTCGGCGGCCAACAAGATCACGATTGACCGCGCCATTGGCCGCATGCAGGCGATTGGCGGCACGGTGCTCCGACCGGGCCTGGAAGAGGCGTACTACGGACTGAAAAACGTGGACACGCGCTACAAGCACATCCTGGTCATCACCGACGCCGGCGTCGAGACCTCCGACTACGAGACCATCATCCGGCAACTGACGAAGGACGGCATCAACCTGTCCACAGTGCTGGTGGGCGCGCAGGCGCACAACCAGTTGCTCATCGACCTCGCGTCGTGGGGCAAGGGACGCTTCTACTCGGCCATCGATCGGTACAGCCTGCCGGAAGTCATCCTGAAGCAGCCGTCCACGATGAAGCTGCCGGCGTACAAGACTGGTGCGTTCGGCGTGCAGAGTCGCGGTGGTGAAGGCTGGTGGAGTGATATCGACCGCCGCGCGATGCCTGCGCTCAACGGCTACGTGGAAACCACGATGCGCGATGGCGCCGACGCCCTCATGGAAGTGGCGGGCAGCGGCGACCCCCTGCTGGCGACATGGCGCTACGGGCTTGGGCGCGTCACGGCCATGATGACCGAGCCCGTGGGTGAAGGCACCACAGGCTGGGCGAGGTGGCGCGACTACGGCCGTATGATGGCGCGCATCGTTTCTCGCACGGCCGACGACTCGCGGCTGTTCGACTACCAGGTCCAGCGAATCGATCACGAGGTGGAGGTCACCGCGCGGCGCACCAGCCGCGACTCCACGTTGTATCCGGAAGCTGCGGTGCTCGACACCGAAGGCCGCCAGACTGGAGTCGTCACATTACGTGAACTGGCGCCCGGCCATTTTTCCGGTCGCGTCGCTGTAGACCCGGCTGAGGCCGTGCGAGTGCTGGCCTCCGCGCATCACGTGAGTGGGGCGCAGGCAGGCCAGCAACCGACCCACCTCATCTCACCTGCACTCGACGATGTGGCTGGTGAACAGCAGGTTGATCCCGTGAAGGGCCTGGATCTGGAAGCGCTGGCGGCGGCCACGGGCGGTGCGTATACCGACCCCGAGCTGCTCACCGCCGGCACATTCACGAGCACCACCGCGCTTGGTCCTACGCAGGATGCCGGCGCGTCACTCTCGGCGGTCCGGTTGTGGCCGGTGCTGCTGCTGTTGGGTCTGTTGCTGTATCTTGCTGAAATCACCTATCGTCGCTGGCCGTCTGCCTCCACAGAAGGGAACTGA
- a CDS encoding DUF1772 domain-containing protein: MKSPWVVFTNAFVFFGTTLYVGVLWALHFFWFPSWNNLKVDNYYDQFIPQTSTATEFFTVLVPLMFLGHVIMCWKDWKTRMRWVSIGALACLGAATYVGTLHIIPVNKILAGRLTDQAQVTELLQKWMWLNDIRMVLMTLGWILLMYYFGSKAYRADRAGL, encoded by the coding sequence ATGAAATCACCATGGGTCGTGTTCACGAATGCCTTCGTGTTTTTCGGGACAACGCTGTATGTCGGCGTGCTCTGGGCGCTCCACTTCTTCTGGTTTCCCAGTTGGAACAACCTGAAGGTGGACAACTACTACGATCAGTTCATTCCACAGACGTCCACGGCCACCGAGTTCTTCACGGTGCTGGTGCCCCTGATGTTTCTGGGGCACGTGATCATGTGCTGGAAGGACTGGAAGACGCGGATGCGGTGGGTCAGCATCGGCGCGCTTGCCTGCCTGGGCGCGGCCACCTACGTCGGCACCCTGCACATCATTCCGGTGAACAAGATTCTGGCCGGCCGCCTGACCGACCAGGCCCAGGTGACCGAGTTGCTGCAGAAGTGGATGTGGCTCAACGACATCCGCATGGTGCTGATGACGCTGGGCTGGATTCTGTTGATGTACTACTTCGGGTCCAAAGCGTATCGCGCCGATCGAGCCGGACTATAA